One segment of Halomarina pelagica DNA contains the following:
- a CDS encoding ABC transporter substrate-binding protein, producing METVTFQLNWEPNGFQAPYFLARSRGFYEEEGIDVQFLEGHGSPFAAEQAARGRADVALAGASAVLAKQSEGFDPLAVAAVTKKTPAAIYTLRDVFGEPLERPEQLAGRTVAPSATKTRILAAQYLEDADVRDRVELLPVDPNTHHRVQHKLLDGTVDAAVGVVTNGNELEREYDRAADELHIGDHLGVYGMTLVTNRAFASDNADAVRSFLRATAHGWAASTNDPAAAIETLVARNATLERRRPIETHKFEVAAENLQFTDHVRTAGWGAHDVDRWRRLGSMLSATDLLDGTIDPDAAWTNEYLDSDADVVGRYADRIGRGRGEG from the coding sequence ATGGAGACGGTCACCTTCCAGCTGAACTGGGAACCCAACGGCTTCCAGGCTCCGTACTTCCTCGCCCGGTCGCGGGGGTTCTACGAGGAGGAGGGGATCGACGTGCAGTTCCTCGAGGGGCACGGGTCGCCGTTCGCGGCCGAGCAGGCCGCCCGCGGTCGCGCTGACGTCGCACTCGCGGGCGCGAGCGCCGTCCTCGCGAAGCAGAGCGAGGGGTTCGACCCGCTAGCCGTGGCCGCGGTGACGAAGAAGACGCCGGCGGCCATCTACACCCTCCGAGACGTCTTCGGCGAACCCCTCGAACGCCCCGAACAGTTGGCCGGTCGAACCGTCGCCCCGTCCGCGACGAAGACGCGCATCCTCGCGGCGCAGTATCTGGAGGACGCGGACGTCCGCGACCGGGTGGAGCTGCTGCCGGTGGACCCGAACACCCACCACCGCGTCCAGCACAAACTCCTCGATGGGACGGTCGACGCCGCGGTCGGCGTCGTCACGAACGGGAACGAACTCGAACGCGAGTACGATCGCGCGGCCGACGAACTCCACATCGGCGACCACCTGGGCGTCTACGGCATGACGCTCGTGACCAACCGGGCGTTCGCGTCCGATAACGCCGACGCGGTTCGCTCGTTCCTGCGGGCGACAGCTCACGGGTGGGCGGCGTCGACTAACGACCCGGCGGCGGCGATCGAAACCCTCGTCGCTCGCAACGCGACGCTCGAACGCCGCAGACCAATCGAGACCCACAAGTTCGAGGTCGCCGCCGAGAACCTGCAGTTCACCGATCACGTCCGGACGGCCGGCTGGGGGGCCCACGACGTCGACCGGTGGCGTCGGCTCGGGTCGATGCTCTCCGCGACCGACCTGCTCGACGGGACGATCGACCCCGACGCGGCGTGGACGAACGAGTACCTCGACTCGGACGCCGACGTCGTCGGTCGGTACGCCGACCGCATCGGTCGAGGGCGGGGCGAAGGGTGA
- a CDS encoding cupin domain-containing protein, producing the protein MDYVSKNDREPHEVADGVYLADLAAGDRASMKFWQVEPGATLPAHRHHNEQIGFVISGTLTTVLEDGEHLLEPGDSYAFSSDELHGAENRGNEPAVGVGVLSPPRDEPRWATKRP; encoded by the coding sequence ATGGACTACGTTAGCAAGAACGACCGGGAACCGCACGAGGTCGCCGACGGGGTCTATCTGGCCGACCTCGCGGCGGGTGACCGAGCGTCGATGAAGTTCTGGCAGGTCGAACCGGGTGCGACGCTCCCGGCACACCGCCATCACAACGAGCAGATCGGCTTCGTCATCAGCGGGACACTGACGACCGTCCTCGAGGACGGGGAGCACCTCCTCGAACCGGGGGATTCGTATGCGTTTTCGAGCGACGAGCTACACGGGGCGGAGAACCGGGGCAACGAACCGGCTGTCGGTGTCGGCGTGCTTAGCCCGCCGCGCGACGAGCCGCGGTGGGCGACGAAGCGCCCGTGA
- a CDS encoding ABC transporter substrate-binding protein, with the protein MPDNGKLRLFHLPFSFMLPQHVAGDRGYFADEGIEVEIVERDRESVDWKYIPAEETLTGDYDMDLYPICKWESLKRTWDMDDGRVVGAGTFADQPYTVYVRPESDVEEPSDLAGVPVGVNRRTGQEYTVIRALEEHVPPEAVILEHHGMPTDRLRALRDGEVKAVSLLEPQSTLAEHLGFRAVLRFENHMGIVAAEEVDAETLDAFMRAYARAVGAINDDPDAFREEYLAMLDADADVAPDLFEGVDREALLASIEVPTYEPPEPADRAELGAHLEWMKRRQLVDENADIDAIVGPAR; encoded by the coding sequence ATGCCAGACAATGGCAAACTCCGTCTGTTCCACCTTCCGTTCTCGTTCATGCTCCCCCAGCACGTGGCGGGCGATCGAGGGTACTTCGCGGACGAGGGGATCGAGGTCGAGATCGTCGAGCGCGATCGCGAGAGCGTTGATTGGAAGTACATCCCGGCGGAGGAGACGCTAACGGGCGACTACGACATGGATCTCTATCCGATCTGTAAGTGGGAGTCGCTCAAGCGGACGTGGGACATGGATGACGGTCGAGTCGTCGGCGCGGGTACGTTCGCCGACCAGCCGTACACGGTCTACGTCCGACCCGAGAGCGACGTCGAGGAGCCGTCCGACCTCGCGGGCGTGCCGGTGGGCGTGAACCGTCGGACCGGTCAGGAGTACACCGTCATCCGAGCGCTCGAGGAACACGTTCCCCCCGAGGCGGTCATACTCGAACACCACGGAATGCCGACTGATCGGTTGCGAGCGCTCCGCGACGGCGAGGTCAAGGCGGTCTCCCTGCTCGAACCGCAGAGCACGCTGGCCGAGCACCTCGGATTCAGGGCCGTCCTCCGGTTCGAGAACCACATGGGTATCGTCGCGGCCGAGGAGGTGGACGCCGAGACGCTCGACGCGTTCATGCGAGCGTACGCCCGGGCGGTCGGGGCGATCAACGACGACCCCGACGCCTTCCGCGAGGAGTACCTCGCCATGCTCGACGCCGACGCCGACGTCGCGCCCGACTTGTTCGAGGGCGTCGATCGCGAGGCACTGCTCGCGAGCATCGAAGTGCCGACCTACGAGCCGCCCGAACCGGCCGACCGTGCGGAACTCGGGGCACACCTCGAGTGGATGAAACGCCGACAGCTCGTCGACGAGAACGCGGACATCGACGCCATCGTGGGGCCAGCGCGATGA
- a CDS encoding DUF4242 domain-containing protein, which produces MSDQTTDDFLILRELDEPITREELAAAADASGETLSELRDEGVEIRWVESEVLTDGDDWVVGTFCHYRAEDEDAVYEHADRAGLPATKVTKRGEPLSGE; this is translated from the coding sequence ATGTCTGACCAAACCACGGACGACTTCCTCATCCTGCGCGAGCTCGACGAACCGATCACACGGGAGGAGTTGGCCGCCGCGGCGGACGCATCGGGGGAGACGCTGTCGGAACTCCGGGACGAGGGCGTCGAGATCCGGTGGGTAGAATCCGAGGTGCTGACCGACGGCGACGACTGGGTCGTGGGGACGTTCTGTCACTACCGTGCAGAGGACGAGGACGCCGTGTACGAACACGCCGACCGGGCCGGCCTGCCGGCCACGAAGGTGACGAAGCGGGGCGAACCCCTGTCCGGCGAGTAG
- a CDS encoding ABC transporter substrate-binding protein codes for MSVEDQQAALDAVHDNPAGLPVMRARFEHNGSPRYMLYAIKRLGLDHDHGFHLDVRLVSDELEGGMETVEARLQDGDADLIDIDYISTARERSEGAAIVAIHPYGRTVGGLVAPDDTDIEGLTDLTDHRIGVVRRLDKNWILTRAACREYHGFDPDIEATPVEAGSKVGLTDLLYDGEVDAILQFWPIVPEITERGPYREVLPMAELVQRLSRIDDRLPISTFLTSESFLAEHPETVSSFRGAYRAVVDRLVDDDDLWEEIGERLMTYDDPAIVRAVRDGWRDMVVRDWDAETIAGMERLFDHLLEVAGADALGVDRIPDGTFRPEAK; via the coding sequence ATGAGCGTCGAAGACCAGCAGGCGGCGCTCGACGCCGTCCACGACAACCCGGCGGGCCTGCCGGTGATGCGCGCCCGCTTCGAGCACAACGGCAGCCCGCGGTACATGCTCTACGCGATCAAGCGTCTCGGGCTGGATCACGACCACGGATTCCACCTCGACGTGCGGCTCGTCTCCGACGAACTCGAGGGCGGCATGGAGACCGTCGAGGCCCGCCTCCAGGACGGCGACGCCGACCTCATCGACATCGACTACATCTCGACGGCCCGCGAACGAAGCGAGGGGGCCGCCATCGTCGCGATCCACCCCTACGGCCGGACCGTCGGTGGGCTCGTCGCCCCCGACGACACCGACATCGAGGGGCTGACCGACCTTACAGACCACCGAATCGGCGTCGTCCGCCGGCTCGACAAGAACTGGATCCTGACGCGGGCCGCCTGCCGGGAGTACCACGGGTTCGACCCCGACATCGAGGCCACGCCGGTGGAGGCCGGGTCCAAGGTCGGCCTGACGGATCTGCTGTACGACGGCGAGGTCGACGCGATCCTCCAGTTCTGGCCCATCGTCCCCGAGATAACCGAACGCGGGCCGTACCGGGAAGTGCTGCCGATGGCCGAGTTGGTCCAGCGCCTCTCGCGCATCGACGACCGGCTCCCGATCTCGACGTTCCTGACGAGCGAGTCGTTCCTCGCGGAGCACCCAGAGACGGTGAGTAGCTTCAGGGGGGCCTACCGCGCCGTCGTCGATCGACTCGTCGACGACGACGACCTCTGGGAGGAGATCGGCGAGCGGCTGATGACCTACGACGACCCGGCGATCGTCCGCGCGGTCCGCGACGGATGGCGGGACATGGTCGTCCGGGACTGGGACGCGGAGACGATAGCGGGGATGGAGCGGCTGTTCGATCACCTGCTCGAGGTCGCCGGCGCGGACGCCCTCGGCGTCGATCGCATCCCGGACGGTACGTTCCGGCCGGAGGCCAAGTGA